A single genomic interval of Rhododendron vialii isolate Sample 1 chromosome 3a, ASM3025357v1 harbors:
- the LOC131318695 gene encoding GCN5-related N-acetyltransferase 8-like yields the protein MAAAAPPPPPSPAPTLPPQNNPIGHPLFARIRLATRSDVPHIHKLIHQMAVFERLTHLFSATESSLSSTLFDNNPSPPFHSFTVLLLETSPTPFPQTHYSTSFTPITKSFTFDVPIADPEPDLFKSAENNGAVVAGFVLFFPNYSTFLAKPGFYIEDLFVRECYRRRGLGKMLLSAVAALAAKIGYGRVEWVVLDWNVNAIRFYEEMGAQVLQEWRICRLTGENLQAYARMPDYNN from the coding sequence atGGCAGCCGCAGCGCCACCGCCTCCACCGTCCCCAGCCCCCACACTACCCCCACAAAACAACCCAATTGGCCACCCGCTTTTCGCCCGAATCCGCCTCGCCACCAGATCCGACGTCCCCCACATCCACAAGCTCATCCACCAAATGGCCGTCTTCGAGCGCCTCACCCACCTCTTCTCCGCCAccgaatcctctctctcctccaccctCTTCGATAATAACCCCTCTCCTCCCTTCCACTCGTTCACCGTCCTCCTCCTCGAAACCTCCCCCACTCCCTTCCCCCAAACCCACTACTCAACTTCCTTCACACCCATCACCAAATCCTTCACCTTCGACGTCCCCATCGCCGACCCGGAACCAGACCTTTTCAAATCGGCCGAAAACAACGGCGCCGTCGTGGCCGGGTTCGTTCTATTCTTCCCGAACTACTCGACTTTCCTGGCGAAACCCGGTTTCTACATCGAGGACTTGTTCGTGAGGGAGTGTTACAGGAGGAGAGGGTTGGGGAAGATGCTGCTGTCGGCCGTGGCGGCGCTGGCGGCGAAGATAGGGTACGGGAGGGTGGAATGGGTGGTACTCGATTGGAATGTGAATGCGATTCGGTTTTACGAGGAGATGGGTGCTCAGGTATTGCAAGAGTGGAGGATTTGCAGGTTGACTGGTGAGAATCTCCAGGCTTATGCTCGTATGCCTGATTAC
- the LOC131318696 gene encoding lysine-specific demethylase ELF6, protein MGDQEIPNWLKGLPLAPEFRPTDTEFADPVAYISKIEKQASAFGICKVIPPLPRPSKKYVISNLSKSLLKCPELGVDANSVDVSSSSKRDSGNEANDGEGRAVFTTRHQELGQNAKTTKKAVQPQPPAVRMQVWQSGEIYTLEEFESKSKSFARNQLGMVKELSPLLIEALFWKAASEKPIQIEYANDVPGSGFGAPEGSFRYFHRRRRRRRTFNRNGGGSYNSMKYRVDSTTDTSENKGESTESCTNLAKETAKESISLPTTILSHETRQFSRQKSSNASSNEMEGSAGWKLSNSPWNLQVIARSPGSLTRFMPDDIPGVTSPMVYIGMLFSWFAWHVEDHELHSMNFLHTGSPKTWYAVPGDYAFSFEEVIRKQAYGGNLDRLAALSLLGEKTTLLSPEVVVESGIPCCRLIQNPGEFVVTFPRAYHIGFSHGFNCGEAANFGTSTWLKVAKDAAVRRAVMNFLPMLSHQQLLYLLTMSFVSRVPRSLLPGARSSRLRDRQKEERELSVKKAFIEDILDENNLLAILLGKNSSYHVALWDLDSLPSPNKDSQLCSNIATVLTTTPGETVCYEDKNNHDLFSEMSLYMERVNDLFVDDDDLSSDFQIDSGTLACVACGILGFPFMAVVQPSERASMDLLQDVAFSKPAESHCPPGFDHTVEDSVSDGLKDKIEGNESNKSNGASLIAKSIKSMVHSSEDICTSPRFYKGWSATRGFLRPRIFCLEHAIQIEEMLRSKGGANVLVICHSDFQKIKAHAASIAEEIGSPFGYNDIPLGEASQEELNLIDLAIDDEEHDECGEDWTSKSGINLRYCVKVRKNSPSKQVQHALALGGIFSDDTSPNFNSFKLKWPSRKTRSKRNLNNSVHVKSSGIIPMEKKNEVLGTKSDGTTVRIESKLIQYSRKKFKSKRCASERHCGGSDEHINNSVIQDIVSNTENTGKPSDLGDLGSNRDSEFVNDHGGKSVSSQTVDSLIVATSGVENVEEVPIEDNEMIVEVEASDSTRGNGSERNKQSCAENSSVSLSTEVQSTMDFDIQRDHQITEEISTIHVASVGNSEGQCSMKSDGDAMKEKDASDLINSGENIDTSIEVLDCVESMEVALKTNVVGETQSDSENSCLPKKKEVENTGFTEVSPRSNARNGSKRRREVEFVFSSFIRSPCEGLRPRDVKDAKRGKTESTVMFEEKPEAKKGKKPSDDLVSRKEKKEKGNRSNRCDLEGCRMSFHTKADLLLHKRNRCTHKGCGKIFSSHKYARLHQRVHEESRPLKCSWKGCTMSFKWAWARTEHLRVHTGERPYKCKVDSCGLTFRFVSDYSRHRRKTGHYVDSPPT, encoded by the exons ATGGGTGATCAGGAAATACCCAATTGGCTCAAAGGGTTGCCATTGGCACCCGAATTCCGCCCAACAGACACCGAATTCGCGGACCCAGTTGCTTACATATCGAAGATTGAGAAACAAGCGAGTGCTTTTGGTATTTGTAAGGTGATTCCACCATTGCCCaggccttcaaaaaaatatgtgatttcTAACTTGAGCAAGTCTCTTTTAAAGTGCCCGGAATTGGGCGTAGATGCGAACTCAGTAGATGTTTCTTCTTCGTCGAAAAGGGATTCTGGAAACGAGGCAAATGATGGGGAGGGTAGGGCAGTATTTACCACACGGCACCAAGAATTGGGTCAGAATGCAAAAACAACTAAGAAAGCAGTGCAGCCCCAACCACCTGCTGTTCGTATGCAAGTATGGCAGAGTGGGGAAATTTACACTTTGGAGGAGTTTGAATCTAAGTCGAAGTCTTTTGCTCGGAATCAGTTGGGTATGGTTAAGGAGCTTTCTCCGTTACTAATTGAAGCACTGTTTTGGAAAGCAGCTTCTGAGAAGCCTATACAGATTGAGTATGCAAATGATGTGCCTGGCTCTGGGTTCGGAGCACCTGAGGGATCATTTCGGTACTTTCATAGacgaaggaggaggaggaggacatTTAATCGTAATGGTGGAGGAAGCTATAACAGCATGAAATATCGAGTGGATAGCACGACCGATACTAGCGAAAACAAAGGGGAATCAACCGAGAGTTGTACTAATTTGGCTAAAGAGACAGCCAAGGAGTCTATTAGTTTACCAACTACTATATTGTCCCATGAAACACGACAATTTTCTAGGCAGAAGAGTTCAAATGCTTCTTCTAATGAGATGGAAGGTAGTGCCGGTTGGAAGCTTTCAAACAGTCCTTGGAACTTGCAAGTAATTGCACGCTCACCTGGCTCACTCACACGTTTCATGCCGGATGATATTCCAGGTGTTACTTCACCCATGGTCTATATTGGTATGCTATTCAGTTGGTTTGCTTGGCATGTTGAAGATCATGAGCTTCACAGTATGAATTTCCTCCACACCGGCTCTCCAAAGACTTGGTATGCAGTTCCAGGGGATTATGCGTTTTCATTTGAGGAAGTCATTCGTAAACAGGCCTATGGAGGAAATCTTGATCGTTTAG cTGCCCTTTCACTCTTGGGCGAGAAGACTACTCTTCTATCACCTGAAGTAGTTGTCGAGTCGGGAATTCCATGTTGTAG GTTAATACAGAATCCTGGTGAATTTGTTGTTACTTTTCCAAGGGCTTACCACATAGGCTTCAGCCATG GTTTTAACTGTGGAGAAGCTGCGAACTTTGGAACTTCAACTTGGCTTAAAGTTGCTAAGGACGCTGCAGTTCGTAGAGCTGTTATGAATTTTCTTCCCATGCTTTCCCATCAGCAACTGCTGTACTTGTTGACCATGTCGTTTGTTTCAAG GGTGCCAAGATCCTTACTGCCAGGAGCACGAAGCTCTCGTCTGAGAGATCGCcagaaggaagaaagagagttGTCAGTGAAGAAAGCTTTCATAGAAGATATTTTGGATGAAAACAATCTTTTGGCCATTCTCCTTGGAAAAAATTCTTCTTATCATGTAGCACTATGGGACCTGGACTCATTACCATCTCCAAACAAAGATTCTCAACTATGCAGTAACATTGCTACTGTCCTGACCACCACACCAGGAGAAACCGTTTGCTATGAGGATAAGAATAATCATGATCTATTTAGCGAGATGAGCTTATATATGGAAAGGGTGAATGATTTGTTTGTGGATGATGATGACTTGTCCTctgattttcaaattgattccGGGACATTAGCATGCGTGGCTTGTGGGATTCTTGGCTTTCCATTCATGGCTGTGGTTCAACCTTCTGAGAGAGCATCAATGGACCTTCTGCAAGATGTAGCGTTTTCAAAACCTGCTGAGTCTCATTGCCCTCCAGGCTTTGATCACACAGTTGAGGATTCTGTTTCAG ATGGACTGAAGGACAAGATTGAAGGGAATGAGAGCAATAAGTCAAATGGAGCATCTCTAATTGCCAAATCGATCAAATCTATGGTTCATTCCTCAGAAGATATATGTACTTCTCCCAGGTTTTACAAGGGATGGAGTGCTACTAGGGGATTTCTGAGACCAAGGATATTCTGCCTGGAGCATGCAATTCAAATAGAGGAGATGTTGCGTTCAAAAGGTGGAGCGAATGTCCTTGTAATTTGTCATTCAG actttcaaaaaattaaggCTCATGCTGCATCCATTGCTGAGGAAATCGGTAGTCCTTTTGGGTATAATGATATTCCATTAGGTGAGGCATCACAGGAAGAACTGAACTTGATTGATCTTGCAATTGATGATGAAGAACACGATGAATGTGGCGAAGACTGGACCTCAAAATCGGGTATCAACTTACGGTACTGTGTCAAGGTCAGAAAAAATTCTCCATCTAAGCAAGTGCAACATGCTTTGGCATTGGGTGGCATTTTCTCTGACGATACTTCTCCCAATTTCAACTCATTTAAGCTTAAATGGCCATCTAGAAAAACTCGGTCAAAACGGAACTTAAATAACTCGGTCCATGTGAAATCGTCTGGGATCATTCCAAtggagaagaaaaatgaagtgCTGGGTACCAAGTCAGATGGAACCACAGTTAGAATAGAAAGTAAACTTATccaatattcaagaaaaaaattcaagtctAAGCGTTGTGCATCAGAAAGACATTGTGGAGGTTCAGATGAACACATAAACAACAGTGTAATTCAGGATATCGTTTCTAACACTGAAAATACAGGAAAGCCTTCCGATCTTGGTGACTTGGGTTCCAATAGAGATTCTGAATTTGTTAATGATCATGGGGGGAAATCCGTTTCATCACAAACTGTGGATTCACTTATAGTGGCCACTTCTGGTGTCGAAAATGTTGAGGAGGTGCCAATTGAGGACAATGAAATGATTGTGGAGGTCGAAGCTAGTGATTCAACGAGAGGAAATGGTTCTGAGAGAAATAAGCAATCCTGTGCTGAAAATTCCAGtgtttctctctccactgaAGTTCAAAGTACTATGGATTTTGATATTCAGAGAGACCATCAAATCACAGAGGAAATAAGCACGATACATGTGGCATCAGTGGGTAATTCTGAAGGGCAATGCAGTATGAAGTCTGACGGAGATGCGATGAAAGAGAAAGATGCATCTGATCTTATCAACTCGGGAGAGAACATAGATACGAGCATTGAGGTACTTGATTGCGTAGAAAGTATGGAAGTCGCATTAAAGACAAATGTTGTTGGTGAGACGCAGAGTGATAGTGAAAATAGTTGCTTGCCTAAGAAGAAAGAAGTGGAAAATACTGGCTTCACCGAGGTGTCCCCGAGGTCAAATGCAAGAAATGGAAGCAAAAGGAGGAGAGAAGTGGAGTTTGTTTTCAGTTCATTTATTCGGAGTCCCTGTGAAGGACTGAGGCCAAGAGATGTGAAAGATGCGAAAAGAGGCAAAACTGAGAGTACCGTAATGTTTGAGGAGAAACCAGAAgcgaaaaaggggaaaaaaccttCGGATGATTTGGTTTCtcgcaaagaaaagaaagagaagggaaatcggtCCAATAGGTGTGACCTAGAAGGCTGCCGAATGAGTTTCCATACGAAAGCAGACCTACTCTTGCATAAGCGTAACCGGTGTACGCACAAAGGGTGTGGAAAGATATTTAGCTCTCATAAATACGCAAGGCTTCATCAACGAGTTCACGAAGAGAGTAGGCCCCTCAAGTGCTCGTGGAAGGGTTGCACGATGTCGTTCAAGTGGGCGTGGGCCCGTACCGAGCACTTACGTGTTCACACTGGGGAACGTCCGTACAAGTGCAAGGTTGATAGTTGTGGCCTTACTTTCAGGTTTGTATCAGATTACAGCCGCCACAGACGAAAAACCGGACATTACGTGGACTCACCACCAACCTGA
- the LOC131321141 gene encoding uncharacterized protein LOC131321141, with protein MTSGFPFCIQSTKPLWVSNKKVADFINPTSGEWRIAKLRQVLSEEKVQAVANIPISKLGGADSVVWGLHPSGKYIVKRGYHKAWSDYIVSKPERPSMSNVPGPSFWNFLWNLKIPPKLKHFWWWACRNKLATKENLVQRKCAASPICQRCGKAIESEEIDKGNLEPDIFAKAVFLCWFIWKARNDLVFQSLKQSPISTIARAMGAWDEFISATETTCSTHQSLHSSLPLPSSHWIPLGVGSLKINCDASWSRDLKRGWGGIILRDNRGHLVDGRRFRISSTSAFLAEASVLHEACLFAKALNLSSVCIENDNAQLISLSVSELVPPWEALAIICDICLLASELRLSFNWTPRIGNEAAHWIASSQASSLGLNWVVFPLAVLVSILCNATLVYQ; from the exons ATGACAAGTGGGTTCCCTTTCTGCATTCAATCCACAAAACCTCTGTGGGTATCCAATAAAAAAGTTGCTGATTTCATCAATCCCACCTCGGGTGAATGGAGAATTGCAAAGCTTAGACAAGTGTTATCAGAAGAAAAAGTCCAAGCGGTGGCTAATATTCCCATATCAAAACTCGGAGGAGCAGATTCGGTCGTATGGGGTCTTCACCCTAGTGGGAAGTATATAGTCAAGAGGGGTTACCACAAGGCTTGGTCTGACTACATTGTTTCTAAACCCGAGCGTCCATCCATGTCTAATGTTCCTGGTCcttcattttggaattttttgtgGAACCTCAAAATCCCTCCCAAATTGAAGCACTTTTGGTGGTGGGCCTGTCGTAACAAGTTGGCTACTAAGGAGAATCTGGTACAAAGAAAATGTGCAGCCTCGCCAATCTGTCAAAGATGTGGGAAAGCTATTGAATCAG AAGAGATTGACAAAGGGAATTTGGAGCCTGATATTTTCGCTAAAGCAGTCTTTTTGTGTTGGTTTATTTGGAAGGCCAGAAATGATCTTGTGTTCCAATCCTTGAAACAATCCCCTATTTCAACTATTGCTCGTGCTATGGGAGCATGGGATGAATTTATTTCAGCTACTGAGACCACTTGCTCTACCCATCAGTCGCTTCATTCTTCCCTACCTTTACCTTCTTCCCATTGGATCCCTCTTGGGGTTGGTTCTCTGAAAATCAATTGTGATGCCTCTTGGTCCAGGGATCTCAAGAGGGGATGGGGTGGAATTATTTTGAGAGATAATCGTGGTCATCTTGTTGATGGGAGAAGATTCAGGATCTCATCTACTTCGGCTTTCCTTGCAGAGGCCTCTGTTCTTCATGAAGCATGCCTTTTCGCCAAAGCTTTGAACCTTTCCTCTGTTTGCATTGAGAATGATAATGCGCAGCTTATTTCTTTAAGTGTTTCAGAACTTGTTCCTCCTTGGGAAGCTTTGGCAATTATTTGTGATATTTGTTTGCTTGCTAGTGAACTGAGGCTTTCTTTCAACTGGACCCCCCGGATAGGAAATGAGGCTGCTCATTGGATTGCCTCCTCTCAAGCCTCTAGCTTAGGTCTAAATTGGGTGGTTTTCCCCCTTGCAGTTTTGGTCTCTATTTTATGTAATGCCACTCTTGtttatcaataa
- the LOC131321142 gene encoding uncharacterized protein LOC131321142 — MANNEVMEVSGESWDGPWPTRNEKIFIRLMDKEIKSNKSRETGTFTGEEWKRIKSELKRLTAYDHTNEQVKRKYFTLRILFNSFNSLKANSGVGWDSTLLTITASDDVWERLFKVNKNVRTFKKKKGCHTTMSCAGDTSATGVHAHPSNKVPSGSDSSDP, encoded by the exons ATGGCAAACAATGAGGTTATGGAGGTTAGTGGAGAAAGTTGGGACGGCCCATGGCCAACTAGAAATGAGAAAATCTTCATTCGACTCATGGACAAGGAgattaaatcaaacaaaagtaGAGAAACTGGCACTTTCACAGGAGAAGAATGGAAAAGGATTAAAAGTGAGTTGAAAAGGCTAACCGCATACGATCATACAAACGAACAGGTGAAAAGAAAGTACTTCACGCTTCGTATTCTATTCAACAGCTTCAACTCATTGAAAGCAAACTCCGGTGTTGGTTGGGATAGCACACTTCTGACCATTACTGCTTCAGACGATGTTTGGGAAAGACTTTTCAAG GTTAATAAAAATGTGAGgacattcaaaaagaaaaagggatgtCATACTACCATGAGTTGTGCCGGGGACACATCTGCCACTGGAGTGCATGCTCATCCTTCAAACAAAGTTCCCTCTGGTAGTGATAGTTCAGATCCATAA